From a single Pseudophryne corroboree isolate aPseCor3 chromosome 6, aPseCor3.hap2, whole genome shotgun sequence genomic region:
- the LOC134934962 gene encoding uncharacterized protein LOC134934962, translating to MSGRGKGGKGLGKGGAKRHRKVLRDNIQGITKPAIRRLARRGGVKRISGLIYEETRGVLKVFLENVIRDAVTYTEHAKRKTVTAMDVVYALKRQGRRGPAASTIKSDLCGNMARTKQTARKSTGGKAPRKQLATKAARKSAPATGGVKKPHRYRPGTVALREIRRYQKSTELLIRKLPFQRLVREIAQDFKTDLRFQSSAVMALQEASEAYLVGLFEDTNLAFVLCMSGRGKGGKGLGKGGAKRHRKVLRDNIQGITKPAIRRLARRGGVKRISGLIYEETRGVLKVFLENVIRDAVTYTEHAKRKTVTAMDVVYALKRQGRTLYGFGG from the exons ATGTCAGGAAGAGGCAAAGGTGGTAAGGGACTCGGGAAAGGAGGCGCTAAGCGCCACAGGAAGGTGCTGCGGGACAACATCCAGGGCATCACGAAGCCAGCCATTCGCCGTCTCGCTCGCAGAGGTGGCGTGAAGCGCATTTCTGGCCTCATCTACGAGGAGACCCGTGGGGTGCTGAAGGTCTTTCTAGAGAATGTGATCCGGGACGCCGTCACTTACACCGAGCACGCCAAGAGGAAGACTGTGACCGCtatggatgtggtctatgctctcaagcgccagggCC GGCGTGGGCCAGCAGCAAGTACCATCAAG TCAGATCTGTGTGGAAATATGGCCAGGACCAAGCAGACCGCCCGCAAATCTACAGGAGGGAAAGCTCCCCGCAAGCAGCTGGCAACGAAAGCTGCCCGGAAGAGCGCCCCAGCTACCGGCGGCGTGAAGAAACCTCACCGCTATCGTCCTGGAACTGTTGCTCTTCGCGAGATCCGCCGGTATCAGAAATCCACTGAGCTGCTGatccgcaagctgcccttccagcgtctggtgcgtgagatcgcccaggacttcaagactgacctgcgcttccagagctccgccgtcatggccctacaagaggccagcgaggcttatctggtggggctgttcgaggacaccaacct agcctttgtgttgtgt ATGTCAGGAAGAGGCAAAGGTGGTAAGGGACTCGGGAAAGGAGGCGCTAAGCGCCACAGGAAGGTGCTGCGGGACAACATCCAGGGCATCACGAAGCCAGCCATTCGCCGTCTCGCTCGCAGAGGTGGCGTGAAGCGCATTTCTGGCCTCATCTACGAGGAGACCCGTGGGGTGCTGAAGGTCTTTCTAGAGAATGTGATCCGGGACGCCGTCACTTACACCGAGCACGCCAAGAGGAAGACTGTGACCGCtatggatgtggtctatgctctcaagcgccagggCCGCACTCTGTATGGTTTTGGAGGTTAA
- the LOC134934960 gene encoding histone H1C-like codes for MAETAPAVAAVPPSEGAAKKKRQPKKAAGGAKKSGKSSGPSVSELILKAVAASKERSGVSLAALKKALAAGGYDVEKNNSRIKVGVKGLVTKGTLTQVKGTGASGSFKLNKNQLESKKAALKPKKPAAKKVAKSPKKPKRAPSAAKSPKKVKKPTKAAAAKSPKKPKAAKPKKAAKSPAKKAAKPKAAKSPAKKAAKPKAAKSPAKKVAKPKKAAAKK; via the coding sequence ATGGCAGAAACTGCACCAGCCGTCGCCGCTGTCCCGCCGTCAGAGGGcgcagccaaaaagaagaggcagccgaagAAAGCTGCAGGGGGAGCCAAGAAAAGCGGCAAGTCTTCCGGGCCCAGCGTTTCCGAGCTGATCTTAAAGGCCGTGGCCGCCTCCAAGGAGCGCAGTGGAGTTTCTCTTgccgccctgaagaaggctctggctGCCGGAGGCTACGATGTGGAGAAGAATAACAGTCGCATCAAAGTGGGGGTGAAAGGATTGGTGACCAAAGGAACTCTCACCCAAGTGAAAGGCACCGGAGCTTCCGGCTCCTTCAAGCTCAATAAGAATCAGCTGGAGAGCAAGAAGGCCGCCCTGAAGCCCAAGAAACCAGCGGCAAAGAAAGTGGCCAAGTCCCCGAAGAAGCCCAAGAGAGCTCCGAGTGCAGCCAAGAGCCCAAAGAAGGTGAAGAAACCCACAAAAGCGGCTGctgccaaaagcccaaagaagcctaAAGCCGCGAAGCCCAAGAAAGCGgccaagagtccggccaagaaggcggcgaagcccaaagcagccaagagtccggccaagaaggcggcgaagcccaaagcCGCCAAAAGCCCGGCCAAGAAGGTAGCTAAGCCCAAGAAAGCTGCGGCCAAGAAGTGA
- the LOC134934959 gene encoding histone H2B 1.1 — translation MPEPAKSAPAPKKGSKKAVTKTQKKDGKKRRKSRKESYAIYVYKVLKQVHPDTGISSKAMGIMNSFVNDIFERIAGEASRLAHYNKRSTITSREIQTAVRLLLPGELAKHAVSEGTKAVTKYTSAK, via the coding sequence ATGCCTGAACCAGCAAAGTCCGCGCCGGCGCCCAAGAAGGGCTCAAAGAAGGCCGTAaccaagacccagaagaaagatggaaagaagcgtaggaagagcaggaaggagagttacgccatctacgtgtacaaggtgctgaagcaggtgcaccctgacaccggcatctcctccaaggctatgggcatcatgaactcctttgtcaatgacatttttgagcgcattgcgggggaagcttcccgcctggctcactacaacaagcgctccaccatcacctcccgggagatccagaccgccgtacgcctgctgctgccgggagagttggccaagcacgccgtgtccgagggcaccaaggccgtcaccaagtacaccagcgccaagtaa
- the LOC134934439 gene encoding histone H2A type 1-like — protein MSGRGKQGGKTRAKAKTRSSRAGLQFPVGRVHRLLRKGNYAERVGAGAPVYLAAVLEYLTAEILELAGNAARDNKKTRIIPRHLQLAVRNDEELNKLLGGVTIAQGGVLPNIQAVLLPKKTESHKPAKSK, from the coding sequence ATGTCCGGCAGAGGCAAACAAGGCGGCAAGACCCGGGCTAAGGCCAAGACTCGCTCATCCCGGGCCGGTCTCCAGTTCCCAGTCGGTCGCGTTCACCGTCTGCTGAGGAAAGGAAACTATGCTGAGCGAGTGGGAGCCGGTGCCCCGGTCTATCTGGCCGCGGTGCTGGAGTATCTGACGGCTGAGATCCTGGAGCTCGCCGGAAACGCCGCCCGCGACAACAAGAAGACCCGCATCatcccccgccacctgcagctggctgtgcgcaacgacgaagagctcaacaagctgctcggtggggtgaccatcgcccagggaggcgttctgcccaacatccaggccgtgctgctgcccaagaagaccGAGAGCCACAAACCGGCCAAGAGCAAGTAA